In the genome of Phycodurus eques isolate BA_2022a chromosome 22, UOR_Pequ_1.1, whole genome shotgun sequence, the window aaagtacacactgaaatgtaattaagtaaatacaaaagcaaaaatgaatttttcccattaaaaacatacagtagccgTTTTGATAATTTggcacaacaaaaaaataagatttttttaactTCACAAGCTGGTGTCTTTTTAGGCAACGCAGTCGCTACAAATCATTCTTAAAGCTGACAACGTCAaccaattctcttaaataagcaATCGAAGGCAAATAtcttgcttcttcttctttttttgacgTCATGTCATCCATGGAGGTTGAAAAaggtaacaagcctattttgacaaagaaagAAGTGGAAAGTACAGACACCTGTTTTCAAATGAAGTGAGTAGGATTCAAAAGTTGCCGGAAAAATGAATAGTCAAGTCCAGTAAGACAGCATTTGGACTTTGTTACTTGCCACCACTGTTCATTTGAGAAAAGCAGAATTGGAGTTTCGCTTGCTCACCACTTGGTAGAGTGACGTCACCAGAACACCCAACGTGGCGAAAAGCGTCCCCAGCACATTGAAGCGCACGTCGTAGTACGAGTTCAATATCACACCGAATGTGATCGGGACCTGCACAAGTTCAAACACAGAACAAGACAGCTGATGTTGAGCAAGATTTACGCCTTGACTTACGTGTATACCCCAACAAGTCTTCTCCGTTCCGACCCATCGCTCGctcgatttttttgctttgtgtcgcAAGCAGAAATAGGAATGTATTCATTGTTTTGCGCGTTTTCTGTCCTCCTGACACATGGGGGATGAtgatgtgtgtgtattgtgattTCTGTCAAAGGTGCACAGTGTaccagtacaaaaaaaaaagtacagcagTACCTTGTCATCAAACTCAAAATTTGGGGATCATGATTACACTATGCACTTATTATATTGAATTGTGATGCTAAAATAAACATAAGACAAAAGAttttgggagatttttttttggggggggggggggctgaaatggatccatggcatttccattcatgtcaGTCAAGGTATGCATAGTGAAAGGTCCTCAATGAAAGGTCCAAAAATAAAGCTCACCAGCGTGAGTTTAATCTTGGTAGAGAAGGTCTTCTTGTAGTAGCTCGACtggatgaggatgatgacggGCGTGGTCATGGATTTGGCCAGCTGGTACGTGCCGATGGAGTTGTTCTGCAGCGACAAGTTGGTGAAGGCCACGAAGCCGCAGAAGCTCAGCGCCAGCCACGCGATCCTGCGCAGCGGCAGGCTCTTGGGGGAGAAGACGTCCATCTTCTGGCACACGTACAACCCCAGCCAGGTGACCGCAAAGTGGACCAGGGTAAGGGTCATGTTGGGGAAGCCGTAGCGCACGTAGATCCACTTGTTGATGAACACGATGCAGATGGAGGAGAGCAGGTTGGCCAGCAGGCCGGCCGCGAGGCGCCGCGAGGCAGAGAGGTTGAGCAGCTTCCCGGCGGCCATGATGCGCTTGAGGTTTTCTCAACAACACGGTCAAACTGCACAGGGCGATCCGgtgggtgcaaaaaaaaaaaaaacaaaaaaaaaaaacagaacaagaTTCAAATTTGCACTCACAGGATTTGTGTAACTGTAGTGTAGTGGAGGCGCATGTGTGAAAGAGGTCAAGTCAGCAGAGGACAacagaaagacaaaataaaaaagtggagtCAGTGGCAACCAGTATCCCCAAAAATGGACTAAAGattccatccattgtctttaccgcttctcctcacccgggtcgcgggcgtgctggagcctgtcccagctatcttcgggcgggaggcggggcacaccctgaaccggtcgccagccaatcgcggggcacatagaaacaaacaaccattcgcactcacatacacacctacgggcaatttcaagtcttcaattaacctaccgcgcacggggagaacatgaaaactccacacaggcgggctgggatttgaaccccggtccccagaactgtgaggcagatgtgctaaccggtggTGCTACGTGCCGGCTGCTAAAGACTCAACAAATAAATTTGAAAGCCTTgtgtcagtttaaaaaaaaaaaaagaagctgggaattaaaaagagaacagtttggattgttgttttttcttctagTAGGTCCAGAATTGAAGTTAATTGTCTCCCCGCTCATGAATTTCCAAATATTTCATGCACAAAACACAGAAATATCCACTTGTGACAATTCTATGCGTCCTTAGACAAACGGAAATGTAGCCGGAGTGATTCCAAATACATCTTGAGCACCCCGTAAAATTGCTTCTTCTAATGTGCCTCCCTGTTCATGACCAATTTACATCTcagataaaaatgcaaataatggAGGATTTTGCATTGGGAGGCAAGGAAATGGCCTGAAGTGTTTATCAGAGTGACCGAGAATTCAAATGTTGATCTGTTGACAAGAGGACAAGGAAGAAGCAATTCTGCCACGcagccagattttttttttttttataaatacctGGGGTCTTCATCTTCTGGGGGCTGCTGTCACACTAACTATCCCCAGATCGGATTGACGATCGGACCAAACGTGGTGAAAGTTCCAGGTCTTTTCCCGGGATGCTCAAACCTGAAAGCCCCGAGCCAGCTCCACGCCGCTTGGGATTTTCTGGAACTTTTGACGCCGCGTAGCTCGATCCCCGAGCCCGCTGAATTCAGCGCTCAGAGTCCGGATTTCAAACTCTGGAAGAAAGCCTGCTCTGTATTCCATTTCcgggttcttcttcttctcttggtGTTTAATGGTGGTTGGCAAATAACGTTTACGTACACAACCGCTACCGAATGGTCTGAAGTGTGGCGTGtatttaaacattcaaacagtAAATAAACTAGATTTATATAACTGAAAATGAGATAAAAATTCCTCATGCATCTGCGTTTCAACCACAGCGACACCAAGGGGCTTGAGCACACACGGCAGTCAAATGTCCTCAAATCGAAAGATTAAACCAATACAACGAGTAAAACGAGCCTCCTCAGgcgtctttatttattttagggtTGTAGAACGTTTATAGTGAATACTTGCAACATGGACTGTATTTTATCTGAAGTTATGCACGTTATAACACATTAGTGCTTTCGACAGTCGAGTGGGCTACTTTAATCTTCCCACGAAGAAGAAAGAAGCTAGTTGAACCTCGTGAAGCGGGAAGTGACAACTTGCTAAAATGGACTGGTACGAACATGTTCACTTTTTAAACCTCACACAGTTGTTACTTCTTTTAAGATTTCGTTAACTGTGTTGAGAAAACATCGTTGTGTTATTCTAAAGGCTTTTGACGAGTCGACCAGTTATTTGAATTTGTTAGCAAGTGCTAACGCCCCCCGTTCACATTGATCGGAGATGCTAACAGGCTAATATTGTGTTTACAGCAGTGGCCAACTTCTATACATCTTTTGGGCATCAAAGTTCAGAATGATTAAActccccaaaaaattaaataagcTCGCAATAGGCTAGTTACctgtgcatattttttttgccgTTGTAGTAATTTACAGGTTGTCCCCTGTCGAGAAATGACGTTTCTAATAACATATTATTCAGTTCATAGAatatcaacaaaaaacatcaatagtACTTCCAACaatgataaatgaataaataaatgaaatggtaGATGATTGCCGTCAATTTCCTACGTTTCCAGACTCTAGGGACACCCGGTACATTGTCTGTCCCTGAGaactatttttatacatttttgggggcgaGAGTGATTTCCTCTCAAAATGGTTCTGACTGTTTTTCTGTTTGCATACTTGCTATTTAGGGGTCAAAGTGAGCTGCTGTCTCCTGTGGTCCGAGATGACGTGGTGTCAGACGCTGCACGTCGAGGGAGTCGAAAGGTGGCTTGTATCCtgaaaaactgtgtgtgtgacatTGATGATGCCTGACTCCATTTGGCTTTCATGTCacactgtgttgttgttttcctgaGCGCCGCTGATCTCAGTCC includes:
- the slc35e3 gene encoding solute carrier family 35 member E3, which produces MAAGKLLNLSASRRLAAGLLANLLSSICIVFINKWIYVRYGFPNMTLTLVHFAVTWLGLYVCQKMDVFSPKSLPLRRIAWLALSFCGFVAFTNLSLQNNSIGTYQLAKSMTTPVIILIQSSYYKKTFSTKIKLTLVPITFGVILNSYYDVRFNVLGTLFATLGVLVTSLYQVWVGAKQHELQVNSMQLLYYQAPLSSGFLLAIIPFFEPLTGDGGIFGPWSLSALVTVFLSGVVAFLVNLSIYWIIGNTSAVTYNMFGHFKFCITLVGGYVLFQDPLSLNQALGILCTLVGILSYTHIKLAEQEEGKSRLAQRP